A portion of the Limosilactobacillus reuteri genome contains these proteins:
- a CDS encoding DUF488 domain-containing protein produces MMELKIERIYTKPVDLNGYRILVDRIWPRGISKENAHLDKWLKEVGPSTELRKWFGHDVARYPEFKERYLAELTNNPVYYNSLKAIVQSQLPSQNVILLYGAKDEEHNQAVILAAKLRKDLQLI; encoded by the coding sequence ATGATGGAACTAAAAATTGAACGAATTTATACTAAACCTGTTGATTTAAATGGTTATCGTATCCTTGTTGACCGCATTTGGCCACGCGGGATTTCAAAAGAAAATGCACATCTTGATAAGTGGCTCAAAGAAGTCGGACCCAGTACCGAGCTGCGGAAATGGTTTGGTCATGATGTCGCTCGCTATCCAGAATTCAAAGAGCGTTATCTAGCAGAATTAACCAACAATCCTGTTTACTATAATTCATTAAAGGCAATTGTCCAAAGTCAGTTGCCAAGCCAAAACGTTATTCTCCTTTACGGGGCAAAAGATGAAGAACATAATCAAGCAGTTATTCTTGCTGCCAAACTTCGAAAAGATTTACAACTAATATAA
- a CDS encoding DNA-3-methyladenine glycosylase, which yields MLTKYQQFFTGRPTVEIAKDLLGKLVKYQTENGIIGGYIVETEAYLGEKDSASHAFNGRRTGYSESLYGMPGNIYLYQIRGHYCFDIVVQDAEEPQGILLRGIEPALNIDKMIENRQMAGVNITNGPGKLVQALGIHSRDLDGQPMETSPLTVDLHNYKIPGEIAISARIGVNLKGKDGLSPRRFYVKGNPYVSNVKKQDMDLECHGWKG from the coding sequence ATGCTAACAAAATATCAACAATTTTTTACTGGACGGCCTACAGTCGAAATTGCGAAGGATCTTTTAGGGAAACTAGTAAAATACCAAACTGAAAATGGGATCATTGGTGGTTACATTGTTGAAACAGAAGCATATTTAGGAGAAAAAGATTCTGCATCGCATGCTTTTAACGGACGACGCACTGGCTACTCAGAATCTTTGTATGGGATGCCCGGGAATATTTACCTATACCAAATCCGTGGACATTATTGTTTTGATATTGTGGTTCAGGATGCAGAGGAACCTCAAGGAATTTTACTTCGCGGAATAGAACCGGCGCTAAACATCGATAAAATGATCGAAAATCGGCAAATGGCAGGGGTAAATATTACTAACGGTCCCGGTAAATTAGTACAAGCTCTTGGAATTCATTCACGAGACTTAGATGGGCAGCCCATGGAAACAAGTCCACTAACGGTTGATTTACATAATTATAAAATTCCTGGAGAAATCGCTATTTCTGCGCGGATTGGAGTTAATTTAAAGGGAAAGGACGGGTTAAGTCCACGTCGCTTTTATGTAAAAGGCAATCCCTATGTATCAAACGTGAAAAAACAAGACATGGATCTGGAATGTCATGGCTGGAAGGGGTAA
- a CDS encoding AAA family ATPase, whose translation MALTYQQLLTAIPVVLDAGNVPNIVGDAGIGKSALVREIATNLNAALFTTVVSLSEKGDLAIPVPPLTSESFVETKNYGRLANVQFGYSETLISIIKYAEAHPNQSIIWFLDEFNRGTQAVQSELMNLVLQRKINSLRLPSTVQIIIAENPDSTMTGFTDREYGVATGDAAIKDRTVRLVMTSSTTEWLKWAKAAGINNLVSAYLTQYPEQLLVIDPNNEDLAPTPRAWERVSRNLDQLQALDQKTQKELGADIFSGDLGDEVGVAFAQFVLAQGQELTVATLKDAKDGKKQFENADEATKIQVLRSWLSPKLASEEEAALFIKYLQLVSEDGQYAIVQTVGEDFVDLLQVMYEQAIKHPQGSVAQLYQYFAEVATRGDNR comes from the coding sequence ATGGCGCTAACTTATCAACAACTATTAACGGCAATCCCTGTTGTTCTTGATGCGGGTAATGTTCCGAATATTGTCGGGGATGCGGGGATCGGTAAATCTGCTTTGGTTCGTGAAATTGCTACTAATTTGAATGCAGCATTATTTACTACGGTTGTCAGCTTAAGTGAAAAAGGAGACCTTGCAATTCCAGTTCCCCCATTGACCAGTGAATCCTTTGTTGAAACGAAAAATTACGGCCGCCTTGCAAATGTGCAATTTGGTTACTCTGAAACTTTGATCAGCATTATTAAGTATGCCGAGGCCCATCCTAATCAATCGATTATTTGGTTTTTAGATGAATTTAATCGTGGAACGCAAGCGGTTCAAAGTGAATTAATGAACCTGGTCCTTCAACGAAAGATTAATTCTTTGCGGTTGCCTTCCACGGTGCAGATCATTATTGCGGAGAATCCTGATTCTACGATGACAGGCTTTACTGATCGTGAATATGGTGTTGCGACTGGGGATGCTGCAATTAAAGATCGGACAGTTCGTTTAGTGATGACGAGTTCGACGACTGAATGGTTAAAATGGGCCAAGGCTGCTGGAATTAATAACCTTGTTTCCGCCTATCTTACGCAATACCCTGAACAGTTATTAGTTATTGATCCAAATAATGAAGATTTGGCGCCCACGCCACGTGCTTGGGAAAGAGTTTCCCGCAATCTTGACCAATTACAGGCGTTAGATCAGAAAACGCAAAAAGAACTTGGTGCTGATATATTTAGTGGTGACTTAGGTGACGAAGTAGGGGTAGCCTTTGCTCAGTTTGTCCTTGCACAGGGTCAAGAGCTTACCGTAGCGACCCTGAAAGACGCTAAAGATGGCAAGAAACAGTTTGAAAATGCTGATGAAGCAACTAAAATTCAAGTATTACGGTCATGGCTAAGTCCTAAGCTGGCATCTGAAGAAGAGGCAGCTCTATTTATTAAGTATCTCCAATTAGTTAGTGAGGATGGTCAGTATGCAATTGTTCAAACGGTTGGTGAAGATTTCGTTGACCTCTTGCAAGTAATGTATGAACAAGCCATCAAACATCCCCAAGGCTCTGTAGCGCAACTATATCAATATTTCGCGGAGGTTGCGACGCGTGGTGATAATCGATGA